A window of Rufibacter sp. LB8 contains these coding sequences:
- a CDS encoding NAD(P)/FAD-dependent oxidoreductase, translating to MFSAAKSISGDAENFDTIIIGAGQAGLALGYYLQQQNQRFLLLEAAMQIGQPWRNRYDSLTLFTPAEYSQLPGYALNLPKAHYPTKDQIAGYLQDYAAHFQLPVALGQPVLSVTKANGFFTLSTASKTYLAKNVVVATGPFQTPFIPEFATEPSEIVVQVHSAQYRNPAQFPAGNVLVVGAGNSGAQIAVELAKTHQVTLSVKKKPRFSGLRLLGKSVFWWGTKTGALFAPPSTFLGRKMLRQQDVIYGLELAQLLEQKEIALRAEIECFMGDTVQFKDGGKSQFQAIVWATGFRPEYGWLRVDGALAENGSPVHQNGVSPVTGLFYVGLSWQRSRSSALLLGAGRDAQFIAQRLLGENTSSVFD from the coding sequence ATGTTTTCAGCAGCTAAATCTATTTCCGGCGATGCAGAAAATTTTGACACCATCATTATTGGTGCCGGGCAGGCTGGGCTGGCGCTGGGCTATTACTTGCAACAGCAGAACCAGCGTTTCCTGCTGCTGGAGGCAGCCATGCAGATAGGCCAACCCTGGCGAAACCGCTATGACTCTTTGACACTGTTCACTCCCGCTGAATATTCCCAACTACCCGGCTATGCCCTGAACCTGCCCAAAGCCCATTACCCCACCAAAGACCAGATCGCCGGTTACCTGCAAGACTATGCCGCCCATTTTCAGCTTCCCGTAGCGTTGGGACAGCCAGTTCTTTCGGTGACCAAGGCCAACGGTTTTTTCACGCTTTCCACAGCTTCAAAAACCTATCTCGCTAAAAATGTAGTGGTGGCCACGGGGCCGTTCCAAACGCCATTTATTCCGGAGTTTGCCACCGAACCGTCAGAAATTGTGGTACAGGTGCACAGCGCGCAGTACAGAAATCCGGCGCAGTTTCCGGCGGGCAACGTGTTGGTGGTGGGTGCCGGAAACTCTGGGGCGCAGATTGCCGTGGAATTGGCCAAAACGCACCAGGTAACGCTCTCGGTCAAGAAAAAGCCCCGGTTCTCGGGATTGCGGCTGCTGGGGAAAAGCGTGTTCTGGTGGGGCACCAAAACTGGTGCCCTCTTTGCGCCGCCGTCCACGTTTTTAGGCCGGAAAATGCTGCGCCAACAGGATGTCATTTACGGCCTTGAACTGGCGCAACTGCTGGAGCAAAAAGAAATCGCGCTTAGAGCAGAGATAGAATGTTTTATGGGTGACACCGTGCAGTTCAAAGACGGAGGCAAAAGCCAGTTCCAGGCTATTGTTTGGGCCACCGGTTTCAGGCCAGAGTATGGATGGTTGCGGGTAGACGGAGCGCTGGCAGAGAACGGTTCGCCGGTGCACCAAAACGGTGTGAGTCCTGTAACTGGATTATTTTATGTGGGCTTATCCTGGCAGCGCAGCCGAAGTTCGGCCTTGTTGCTGGGCGCCGGCCGCGATGCGCAGTTTATCGCGCAGCGGTTACTGGGAGAAAATACTTCCAGCGTATTTGACTGA
- a CDS encoding four-helix bundle copper-binding protein gives MRTEYKPAIDALLACIAACDHCATACLQEEEVKKMARCIHLDLDCADYCRLSASFLSKGSEHARLVLRQCIEICEACAIECERHAHDHCQACAAACRHCIEVCQELIPKTDPVDEIMAAVHTPHLS, from the coding sequence ATGCGTACCGAATATAAACCGGCCATTGATGCGTTACTGGCCTGTATTGCCGCCTGCGACCACTGCGCCACCGCCTGCCTGCAAGAAGAAGAAGTGAAAAAGATGGCCCGCTGCATCCACCTTGATTTAGATTGCGCCGACTATTGCCGATTGTCGGCTTCGTTTCTGTCAAAAGGGTCTGAGCACGCGCGGCTGGTCTTGCGCCAATGCATTGAAATCTGCGAAGCCTGCGCCATTGAATGTGAACGCCACGCCCATGACCATTGCCAGGCCTGCGCCGCCGCCTGCCGCCATTGCATTGAAGTTTGCCAGGAACTCATACCCAAAACCGACCCGGTAGACGAAATTATGGCGGCCGTCCATACCCCGCATTTGTCTTAA
- a CDS encoding four-helix bundle copper-binding protein, with amino-acid sequence MHHTQNRTVLDALHECILACEHCATACLQEEHAHMMARCIQLDRDCADICRLTSALLARGSEHGKHLLKECIEVCEACAAECGKHDHDHCQACAEACRKCAEACRSLAA; translated from the coding sequence ATGCACCACACTCAAAACCGTACCGTCCTTGACGCCTTACATGAATGTATTCTGGCCTGTGAGCACTGCGCCACCGCCTGCCTGCAGGAAGAACACGCCCACATGATGGCCCGCTGCATCCAGCTGGACCGCGACTGCGCCGACATCTGCCGCCTGACTTCCGCTTTGCTGGCCCGTGGCTCTGAGCACGGCAAGCATCTGCTCAAAGAATGCATAGAAGTCTGCGAAGCCTGTGCCGCCGAGTGCGGAAAACATGACCACGACCACTGCCAAGCCTGCGCTGAAGCCTGCCGCAAATGTGCCGAGGCCTGCCGGTCTCTGGCCGCTTAA
- a CDS encoding helix-turn-helix transcriptional regulator: MTHHLHIKNMVCPRCIATVTQVLTEQGLDVKEVKLGEAVVAGHVENLAEVDAALHQHGFELLQEKDEQLTDLIKTALLAYQRELEQGTMPLTTSVYLSEKLGVSYQHLSKIFSQHTHTTIEKYLIRLKIERVKELLSYGQFTLSEIAYQLQYSSVQHLSNQFKKVTGVSVSDFKKNPSIERLPLDNLE, encoded by the coding sequence ATGACCCACCACCTGCACATAAAGAACATGGTTTGCCCGCGCTGCATTGCCACCGTCACGCAGGTGTTAACGGAGCAAGGGCTGGACGTGAAAGAAGTGAAACTGGGCGAGGCCGTGGTGGCTGGCCATGTAGAAAACCTGGCAGAAGTAGATGCCGCCTTGCACCAACACGGCTTTGAGCTGCTCCAGGAAAAAGACGAACAGCTCACCGACCTCATCAAAACCGCGCTGCTGGCCTACCAGCGGGAACTGGAGCAGGGCACCATGCCGCTCACCACCTCGGTGTACCTGTCTGAGAAACTGGGCGTGTCTTACCAGCACCTGAGCAAAATCTTCTCGCAGCACACCCACACCACCATTGAGAAATACCTGATCCGTCTCAAGATTGAGCGGGTGAAGGAACTGCTGTCCTACGGGCAGTTTACGCTGAGCGAAATTGCCTACCAATTGCAATACAGCAGCGTGCAGCACCTCTCCAATCAATTCAAGAAAGTCACCGGCGTTTCGGTCTCAGACTTCAAGAAAAACCCGTCCATAGAACGCCTGCCGCTAGACAATCTGGAGTAA
- a CDS encoding thioredoxin family protein codes for MEAQPQQVITPEVVAQSLSYAGYLALMQEAVAQEKTTGLEQSAFLATLTKDNLAIMERTYQTPLRPDLVELLQTLPQPQLWLVLTEGWCGDAAIHVPVLAALAEQSEQVTFRVLLRTEQPAVMDAYLTNGGKSIPKLIAVHADTLQPLGSWGPRPQVLQEYVLGLKQQELPMLDFIKKALQYSEENNGTSLQEELLQQVPLWARAALT; via the coding sequence ATGGAAGCACAACCTCAACAAGTGATTACCCCGGAAGTAGTGGCCCAGAGCCTGTCGTACGCTGGTTACCTGGCGCTCATGCAAGAGGCGGTGGCGCAGGAGAAGACCACCGGGCTGGAGCAGTCTGCATTTCTGGCTACACTTACCAAAGACAACCTGGCCATTATGGAGCGCACCTACCAAACGCCGCTTCGGCCAGACTTAGTGGAATTGCTACAGACCTTGCCGCAGCCGCAACTGTGGCTGGTGCTCACGGAAGGCTGGTGCGGTGATGCGGCCATTCACGTGCCGGTGTTGGCGGCTCTGGCCGAACAGTCTGAGCAGGTCACGTTCCGGGTGCTTCTGCGCACCGAACAGCCCGCCGTCATGGACGCCTACCTCACCAATGGCGGAAAAAGCATTCCCAAACTCATTGCCGTGCACGCTGACACCCTGCAGCCGTTAGGTTCATGGGGACCGCGCCCGCAGGTGCTGCAGGAATATGTGCTGGGCCTCAAACAGCAGGAGTTACCCATGCTGGACTTCATTAAGAAAGCGCTCCAGTACTCAGAAGAAAACAACGGCACTTCTTTACAGGAAGAACTGCTGCAACAAGTACCTCTCTGGGCCCGCGCCGCATTGACGTAA
- a CDS encoding YncE family protein, which yields MKKLFFQKHLLTAALSTLFFATSCDENPAETEPTILRENSVYIVNEGSYGTPNAEVSYISADGKTFVPDLFDKANDRPLGDAAQSMIFVDDKAYVVLNASNKIEIVNANTFQSLGDISGLQIPRYMAAASNTKAYVTEYVGYSFAGYTGTGRVSVLDLATKTVTKTIPVGLLPEGILLHNNKVYVANGGGTTVSVINTTTDAIEKEIEIGESPKHLVVDASNKIWVLRGGYTSPGALVKIDPANNYAVTSYPFPAGTSGPGQLAINGEKNKLVFGYGGKVYTMATNANALPTAALLHRDAYGLGVDPTNGNIYIGVGGYTTNGWAVRYQPSGTVIDSFQVRILPNGFLFR from the coding sequence ATGAAAAAATTATTCTTCCAGAAGCACCTGTTGACCGCCGCCCTAAGCACCTTGTTTTTCGCCACTTCCTGTGATGAAAATCCAGCGGAGACCGAACCCACCATCTTGCGGGAAAACAGCGTGTACATTGTCAATGAAGGAAGCTATGGCACCCCCAATGCCGAGGTGAGTTATATTTCCGCTGATGGCAAGACCTTCGTACCTGATTTGTTTGACAAAGCCAATGACCGCCCTTTGGGTGATGCGGCCCAGTCCATGATATTTGTAGATGACAAAGCCTATGTGGTGCTGAACGCCAGCAATAAAATTGAAATAGTGAACGCCAACACGTTTCAATCATTGGGAGACATCTCGGGCTTGCAGATTCCGCGGTACATGGCCGCCGCCAGCAATACCAAAGCGTACGTAACTGAATATGTAGGCTATTCCTTTGCCGGGTACACCGGCACGGGCCGCGTGTCTGTGCTGGATCTGGCCACCAAAACAGTCACCAAAACCATTCCGGTAGGTTTGCTCCCAGAAGGCATTTTGCTCCACAACAACAAAGTATATGTAGCCAACGGCGGCGGCACCACGGTCTCCGTGATCAACACCACCACAGATGCAATTGAAAAAGAGATTGAGATAGGCGAAAGCCCCAAACACCTGGTGGTAGATGCCAGCAATAAAATCTGGGTGCTGCGCGGCGGTTACACGTCACCGGGCGCCTTGGTGAAGATTGACCCGGCCAACAACTACGCAGTGACATCTTACCCGTTTCCGGCGGGCACTAGCGGCCCGGGCCAGTTGGCTATCAACGGTGAGAAAAACAAGCTGGTGTTTGGCTACGGCGGCAAAGTCTATACCATGGCTACCAATGCCAATGCCCTGCCTACCGCCGCGCTCCTTCACCGCGACGCGTATGGCTTGGGCGTGGACCCTACCAACGGCAACATTTATATTGGCGTGGGCGGCTATACCACCAACGGGTGGGCAGTACGCTACCAGCCGTCGGGCACGGTGATTGACTCGTTCCAGGTTAGAATTCTGCCCAACGGGTTCTTGTTCAGGTAA